One Hordeum vulgare subsp. vulgare chromosome 4H, MorexV3_pseudomolecules_assembly, whole genome shotgun sequence DNA window includes the following coding sequences:
- the LOC123451202 gene encoding dirigent protein 1-like, translated as MASLSSLLFASAFLLAGSAFFYRYDADSRNKTGGTTTTHLHFYMHDDYTGPRPTAMRVVSGRSVSTGDNATVLKTAPRQFGDIVVLNNALTAGPSGGSARVGTAQGWAVRVSEGGIISDLTLHLVLEAGEHRGSSLTARGRIDMDATVRESVLIGGTGRFRYARGYMLTKNYDYSLATGGVVEIDVYVQED; from the coding sequence ATGGCCTCCCTCTCTTCCCTCCTGTTTGCGTCGGCTTTCCTCCTTGCTGGCTCAGCCTTCTTCTACCGCTATGACGCCGACAGCCGCAACAAGACTGGCGGCACAACCACCACGCACCTTCACTTCTACATGCACGACGACTACACAGGCCCTCGACCCACCGCGATGCGCGTCGTGTCCGGGCGGAGCGTGTCCACCGGCGACAACGCCACGGTGCTGAAGACCGCGCCGCGGCAGTTTGGCGACATCGTGGTGCTCAACAACGCGCTGACGGCGGGGCCCAGCGGCGGCAGCGCGCGGGTGGGCACGGCACAGGGTTGGGCCGTCCGCGTGTCGGAGGGCGGCATCATCTCGGACCTGACGCTGCACCTGGTCCTCGAGGCCGGCGAGCACCGCGGCAGCTCGCTGACGGCGAGGGGCCGCATCGACATGGACGCCACGGTGCGGGAGTCGGTGCTCATCGGCGGAACCGGCCGGTTCCGGTACGCGCGGGGCTACATGCTCACCAAGAACTACGACTACAGCCTCGCCACCGGCGGCGTCGTGGAGATCGACGTCTACGTACAGGAAGACTAG